The Enterobacter kobei genome has a segment encoding these proteins:
- a CDS encoding HAD family hydrolase has protein sequence MTNMIADETVAKSSVLSVFDFDGTLTHHDSFIPFLRFAFGKRYFAGRLVRMALPTLHCVRRKLTRDELKEVLIKTFLTGVDEHWLRQQAEAFCEKYWNKLMRPEGVLAVAAEVNSGAEVTICSASPALVLQPWADKLGIKLIGTQLEVKDGKLTGRITGNNCRCAQKVARLEKVYGDLKAYHLRAWGDTRGDHELLAAAQDPHWRHFHHPRKRRNSPIKG, from the coding sequence TTGATTTTGATGGGACACTAACGCACCACGATAGCTTTATCCCTTTCCTGCGTTTTGCCTTTGGGAAACGCTACTTCGCAGGCCGCCTGGTGCGCATGGCGTTACCTACGCTGCACTGCGTTCGCCGCAAGCTGACCCGGGATGAGCTCAAGGAAGTGCTGATCAAAACATTCCTGACGGGAGTGGATGAGCACTGGCTGCGCCAGCAGGCGGAAGCATTTTGCGAAAAATACTGGAACAAGCTGATGCGCCCCGAAGGGGTTCTGGCCGTGGCGGCGGAGGTGAATTCCGGTGCGGAGGTGACGATCTGTTCTGCCTCTCCGGCGCTGGTGCTTCAGCCCTGGGCGGATAAGCTCGGTATTAAGCTGATTGGCACCCAGCTGGAAGTGAAAGACGGCAAGCTGACAGGACGCATCACCGGCAATAACTGCCGCTGTGCCCAGAAAGTCGCAAGACTGGAAAAAGTGTATGGCGATCTGAAGGCCTATCACCTGCGCGCCTGGGGAGATACCCGCGGCGACCACGAGCTGCTGGCCGCGGCGCAGGATCCTCACTGGCGGCATTTCCACCACCCGCGCAAGCGCCGGAATTCGCCGATTAAGGGTTAG
- a CDS encoding NAD(P)/FAD-dependent oxidoreductase, which yields MERFDAVVIGAGAAGMFCAAMAGQAGRRVLLLDNGKKPGRKILMSGGGRCNFTNLYVEPAAYLSQNRHFCKSALARYTQWDFIDLVGKHGIAWHEKTLGQLFCDDSAQQIVDMLVAECEKGGVVMRLRTEVLEVARDEQGYTLQLNGETVSADNLVVASGGLSMPGLGASPFGYKIAEQFGLKVLPTRAGLVPFTLHKPLLEQLQTLSGVSVPSVMTAEDGTVFRENLLFTHRGLSGPAVLQISSYWQPGEFVTVNLVPDCDLDAFLNEQREAHPNQSLKNTLAMQLPKRLVECLQVLGQIPDVSLKQLNSREQETLVETLTNWRVQPNGTEGYRTAEVTLGGVDTNELSSRTMEARNVPGLYFIGEVMDVTGWLGGYNFQWAWASAWACAQALAEKNS from the coding sequence GTGGAAAGGTTTGATGCCGTGGTAATTGGCGCCGGTGCGGCGGGTATGTTTTGTGCGGCGATGGCCGGACAGGCGGGTCGTCGTGTGCTGTTACTGGACAACGGAAAAAAGCCTGGCCGCAAGATCCTGATGTCGGGCGGCGGGCGTTGTAACTTCACCAATCTTTATGTCGAACCCGCGGCGTATTTGAGCCAAAACCGTCATTTTTGCAAATCTGCACTGGCGCGTTACACCCAGTGGGACTTTATCGACCTGGTGGGCAAGCACGGCATCGCGTGGCATGAAAAGACGCTGGGACAGCTGTTCTGCGACGACTCCGCGCAGCAGATTGTCGATATGCTGGTCGCCGAGTGCGAGAAGGGCGGCGTGGTGATGCGTCTGCGCACGGAAGTGCTGGAGGTCGCCCGCGACGAACAGGGGTACACGCTGCAGCTGAACGGTGAAACCGTCAGTGCTGATAATCTGGTCGTCGCCAGCGGTGGCCTCTCTATGCCGGGTCTGGGCGCGTCCCCGTTCGGCTATAAGATTGCCGAGCAGTTTGGTCTTAAGGTACTGCCCACGCGCGCGGGTCTGGTGCCGTTCACGCTGCACAAACCCCTTCTTGAACAGCTTCAGACGCTTTCTGGCGTCTCCGTTCCTTCCGTCATGACTGCCGAAGACGGGACGGTATTCCGTGAAAACCTGCTCTTTACCCATCGGGGGCTCTCTGGCCCGGCGGTACTGCAAATCTCCAGCTACTGGCAGCCGGGTGAATTTGTCACGGTGAATCTGGTGCCGGACTGCGACCTGGACGCGTTCCTCAACGAGCAGCGCGAGGCGCACCCGAATCAGAGCCTGAAAAACACGCTGGCGATGCAGCTGCCAAAACGTCTGGTGGAGTGCCTTCAGGTGCTGGGGCAGATCCCGGACGTATCGCTTAAGCAATTGAACAGCCGCGAGCAAGAGACGCTGGTGGAGACGCTGACAAACTGGCGCGTTCAGCCAAACGGCACCGAGGGGTACCGCACGGCGGAAGTGACGCTGGGCGGCGTTGATACAAATGAACTCTCCTCGCGCACCATGGAAGCCCGCAACGTGCCGGGGCTCTACTTTATCGGCGAAGTGATGGACGTCACCGGCTGGCTCGGCGGGTATAACTTCCAGTGGGCGTGGGCAAGTGCCTGGGCGTGTGCGCAGGCGCTGGCCGAAAAGAACAGTTAA
- a CDS encoding TerC/Alx family metal homeostasis membrane protein, with amino-acid sequence MSAAHLGFPTETVVVFVVMAVGAMFIDLFMHRHDKPVSLKSAAMWSIFWVMMAMAFAGFLYVHHGAEMASLFLTGYALEEVLSVDNLFVMMAIFAWFGVPDKYRHRVLYWGVLGAIVFRGIFVAIGTSLLSLGPYVEVIFALVVGWTAVMMLKRNEESDEVEDYSGHLAYRLVKRFYPVWPKISSNAFILTQKEVDAELEKPENQDVMVGRVKKAKRYATPLLLCVAVVELSDVMFAFDSVPAIIAVSREPLIIYSAMMFAILGLRTLYFVLEALKQYLVHLEKAVVLLLFFVAFKLGLNATDHFWHHGYSIGATASLFVVLGVLALGIITSVMFPGKREA; translated from the coding sequence ATGTCAGCTGCTCATCTCGGTTTCCCGACGGAAACCGTTGTTGTCTTTGTGGTGATGGCCGTTGGGGCGATGTTTATCGACCTCTTTATGCACCGTCACGATAAACCTGTCTCGCTGAAAAGCGCGGCGATGTGGTCCATCTTCTGGGTCATGATGGCGATGGCGTTCGCCGGGTTCCTGTATGTCCACCACGGTGCAGAGATGGCGAGCCTGTTCCTCACCGGCTATGCGCTGGAAGAGGTGCTTTCCGTCGATAACCTGTTTGTGATGATGGCGATTTTCGCCTGGTTCGGCGTGCCGGATAAGTACCGTCACCGCGTGCTCTACTGGGGTGTGCTGGGGGCGATTGTTTTCCGCGGTATTTTCGTGGCGATCGGAACCAGCCTGCTGAGCCTGGGGCCGTACGTGGAGGTCATTTTTGCGCTGGTTGTCGGCTGGACGGCGGTGATGATGCTCAAACGCAATGAAGAGAGTGACGAAGTGGAAGATTACTCCGGCCATCTCGCGTACCGCCTGGTGAAGCGCTTCTATCCGGTCTGGCCGAAAATCAGCAGCAATGCCTTTATCCTGACCCAGAAAGAGGTGGATGCGGAGCTTGAAAAGCCGGAAAACCAGGACGTCATGGTCGGGCGCGTGAAGAAGGCGAAACGCTACGCGACGCCGCTGCTGCTTTGCGTGGCAGTGGTGGAACTTTCTGACGTGATGTTCGCATTTGACTCCGTACCGGCCATTATTGCCGTGAGCCGCGAGCCGCTGATTATCTATAGCGCCATGATGTTCGCCATTCTCGGCCTGCGTACCCTCTACTTTGTGCTGGAAGCGCTCAAGCAGTATCTGGTCCACCTTGAGAAAGCCGTGGTGTTGCTGCTGTTCTTCGTGGCGTTCAAGCTGGGGTTAAATGCCACCGATCACTTCTGGCATCACGGGTACAGCATTGGCGCGACGGCGAGCCTGTTTGTGGTCTTAGGCGTGCTGGCGCTGGGGATTATTACGAGCGTGATGTTCCCTGGGAAACGTGAGGCCTGA